TTTCACCGCGGGGTACTCAAAGAGCCTCGGACAAGACGAGAGGAAcagagacaagacgagacTGAACTGACTGACCGTGTCGCTTTCGTAGGCCATGCTGTATGGGGCCGGCGTGCCGAACAAggagatgatgaagaaggcgcCGCATGTCGGCATTGCGACGGTGTGGTGGGAGGGCAACCCTTGCAAGTACGTGAATCTTCTTTCCTCTTGGACGAGTGCCTGAGCATTGCAATATGACGACTAACACGACCAAAGCACACATCGTGAGCATTACccgacacacacacacacacacacacacacacacacacatacacacatacacacatacacacatacacacagGGAGAATACAGGAGGTTATGGCCGGGGATCATCATGACTAATAAGGCGGCGCAGTCCTCGACTTCGGCAAGAtcgtcaagaaggccgtTGAGAAGCAAGGCATGCTCGGGTGGCAGTTCAACACCGTCGGCGTGTCGGACGCCATCACCATGGGAGGAGAAGGTAATTAGACagctccctccctctctctctcttcctgtCAAACACCCTCCTCTCCAAATCACAGATGGGCTAACCAACACACGCGCGCCCACCCCTTCAGGCATGCGCTTCTCCCTCCAGACTCGCGAGATCATCGCCGACAGCATCGAGTCGGTGACGTGCGCGCAGCACCACGACGCCAACATCTCGATCCCCGGGTGCGACAAGAACATGCCGGGCACCATCATGGCGGCCGCGCGCCACAACCGGCCCTTCATCATGATCTACGGCGGCACCATCATGAAGGGCCACTCGGACCTGCTCGAGAAGCCCATCAACATCAGCACGTGCTACGAGGCCCGCGGCGCCTTCACCTACGACCGCCTCCATGCCAAGAGTAACCCGGGTGCCGAGGGCCGCACCCCGtccgacgtcctcgacgacatcgagcAGCACGCCtgccccggcgccggcgcctgCGGTGGCATGTACACGGCCAACACTATGGCcaccgccatcgaggccatGGGCCTTTCCCTGCCGGGCTCCTCGTCATACCCGGCCCTGTCGCCCGAGAAGGCCCGCGAATgcgagcgcgccgccgaggccatcaagatCGTCATGGAGAAGGGCCTGCGCCCGCGCGACCTCATGACCCGCGCCGCCTTCGAGAACGCCCTCGTTCTGACAATGATCCTCGGCGGCTCCACCAACGGCGTCCTGCACTTCCTCGCCATGGCCAACACCGCCGACGTGCCCCTGaccatcgacgacgtcgaccgcaCCAGTAACCGCATCCCCTTCCTTGCCGACCTCGCGCCCTCAGGCAAGTACTACATGGAGGATCTCTAccgcgtcggcggcacccCCTCCGTCCTCAAGAtgctcgtcgccgcgggcCTCATCGACGGCTCCGTCATGACCGTCACGGGCCGTACCCTCGCCGAGAACGTCGCCGACTGGCCGTCCCTCGACCCGAACCAGAAGATCATCCGCCCGCTCTCCAACCCCATCAAGGAGACGGGCCACATCCGCATCCTCCGCGGGAACCTCGCCCCCGAGGGTGCCGTCGCCAAGATCACGGGTAAGGAGGGCCTCTCCTTCACCGGCACGGCCCGCGTTTTCGATAAGGAGcacgagctcgacgtcgccctgTCGGCGGGCTCCATCCGCCGCGAGGACGGCAACCTCGTGCTGATTGTGCGCTACGAGGGCCCCAAGGGCGGGCCCGGCATGCCGGAGCAGCTGcgcgccagcgccgccatcatgggcgccggcctcgacaacGTGGCGCTCGTCACGGACGGCCGGTACAGCGGCGCCTCACACGGCTTTATCGTCGGTCACGTGTGTCCCGAGGCTGCCGTCGGTGGGCCGCTCGCCCTCGtgcgcgacggcgacaccGTCACGATCAACGCCGAGACGAATcgcatcgacgccgtcgacgtcgacgaggccgagttcgagaggcggaggagggacTGGAAGGCGCCGTTACCGCACGTGAGGAGGGGCGTGCTGGGCAAGTACGCGCGCTTGGTCGGCGATGCGAGCCACGGTGCCGTGACGGATCAGTCGGATCCTTCATGGTGAAGAGGATTTCGTACATGACGTGAGGCGTCGTCCGTCTGTTGCGTAGATTACGAGCTGTGTTCTTCTCGGTATAGACGTAAAACCCAGCATAATTTGATGTTAACCGACGTTCCCGGGAGACTCGGCAGAAGTGTGTCGGATCTAGCGTGCTATCGCTTGTCTGCAGTTAGGAGATGTGTTGAAGGAGGATGTTATGTTGGGGGATCTTCTTAACGGTCTCTCATCTGACAGTGGAGAAAGCGGAGCTGAGCCGACGATGGCCTGGTAACTGACAGTACCAGTATTTAATTTGACCATCAGTCTCTGGCCTCCCGGCCTCAACAGGCTCCATCATCATTGATAGGTGCTTCGCAGACAGAGCTGAAGACCCATCACCTTCGAGGCATGATCTCAGTATACCACATATATACAATTCCACCAGAGGGCAAGGCCACTCCGGCATGCACTTCTAACACTAAGAGCTCTTTCAGTAACAGACGTCCATATTTCGTTGTTTATGCGTCATGCAGCTTGGTATCCTTGTGCGCGCGGAAAAAGAGGCATATTCAGCCCCTAtgtctctccctccctccctcctctctctctctctctgtcggTCTGTCTGTGCAGcgtctctctttctctccctctccaaAAACCGAAAAATAGACCTCTCTTGGCCcaggagatgatgatgacctGAGCCAGCCGTTTCTGTAGCTTTCCACCTCTCTATGTCATGTGTCGCAATCCCTTGTGGTGTGTGTAATGAAGAATGAAAATGAACAGAACCCGATTATGGACAATGGCCGAAACTTTGAAACCCTCAAACTCCCAAAGAACTCGAGAAAGACCGATACTGGCAATGCCGCTACACCCAAGCGTGCGAACATTAAAAAGACTCCCTCTGAAGACAAGAGTCTAGTGTCTCCGCTTCGTCAATATACAATCCCTTGTGCTGATCGTTTCCCCTATAATTGGTGCCAGGTACCAGGAGCAGTGTGTGTGCTGGCTATGGACTTGCGGCATTGTATGCAATGTTGTCATGTTGCAGTTGAGGTTGCAGTTGCGATCACGGGCTGGCCCATCCACCTGCAACGTCAACCCATTCAGCAAGGCATGaaccctccttgccctcgacatcgacaaTGTCGGTGTCGCATCTGCACCTGCATCCAACTCCGTTCTCCTTTTCAGCATCCCAGTCGTCCCAGTACTTGTCCTCTTCAgagcgcttcttctcgtcaagAGTCGTCTTCTCTAGGTAGGCTGGTCTGGGCAGCTGTCGAGCAGGGGCGTTTGCAGGGCAGTGCTGGATAGTGGTGTGTCGGTAACCAAAGTCTCGGAAGTAGTGGATATCACGGGGGGAGAGCAGGGCACCAGCAGCCAAGGAGTGGATAGGGGCGTCACCCCACTGTCAACTGTTAGTCCAAGTCCATGCCAATCGGCTCTGTATGTttgtgcgtgtgcgtgtgtatgtgtgtgtgtgcaaAGAACTTACGCGTTCCATCCAAAAGCCTCCACTGCGGTCCATCATTTCGAAGAACTCCTCGTACTCCTTGCTACGGAACCAGTCAAGGCTAGCAATTTCGAAGTTGGACCAGAAATGGCACATGTTGTATGTCTCGCCTTCCATAGCTTCGGGGTCGACATCGGGCAGGTTGTTGCGGTTCGGGTCGCTGCGCAGGACCTCCTCAGGGAGGGGGCTCTGGTCGGTAGGcggctcctccttcttctcgacagGGTCAACGAACATCTCCCACAGGCCCTTGGATTTGAGACCCTTAAGGCGTTTGTAGGCCGAGGCGTATCTGAAGATGTTGGGGACAGTCTCGCggagctccttgacggcgatggtgaaACCATACGTCTTGTTGGCATCGATCATGGCCCAGAAAGGATCGCTACATGGGTTAGCAAAATTGAGGTGGGCGGTCGGGAGATATATCAACATACTAGGTAATGTCGCAGAAGTACTTGATCTCGGGCTCGAGACGCCAATACCAGTTATACTTGGCGAGAAGCTCGTGCTTGTAGAAGAATCTGGTATGTGTTAGCGCTGAGTCGAGCTCAAGCTTGCGGGGCTTACTTGCCCAGAGTAGAAACGGCACATGGCGTGGTAGCTCTCCAAGCCGCCATACATAACGGCAGCATCACCCTGTTTGGCGATACCCTCCTTGGCGACCTTGTGGTCGATCCAGTCGGGGTAGCCCCACATCTCAGGGCCAACCTTGCCGAACTCGACGGGGGCGGACGTGTagttcttgacgacctccTTGAAGGTCTCGTTGAAATCGCCGTCGTTCAAGAAGACGTAGGGGTAATGGTACCAGCGGTTGAAGTGGCGCTCGATGGACTTGATGGATTGGATGACACCGTCCAACTCCTTGTTGCGGGCCAGGACGACAAA
The genomic region above belongs to Colletotrichum higginsianum IMI 349063 chromosome 2, whole genome shotgun sequence and contains:
- a CDS encoding Glycolipid 2-alpha-mannosyltransferase translates to MDLFRRAVKAIPSTAPQLPTADEKPTTKHARQNRLASRLAFFRRPLRLRGNSSISVPLGVVILFPLIVVILILVLFVRHPSSPGRILMPAGAPPAIRKISEEHDKVFVTGCLEPDTSRPKANGAFVVLARNKELDGVIQSIKSIERHFNRWYHYPYVFLNDGDFNETFKEVVKNYTSAPVEFGKVGPEMWGYPDWIDHKVAKEGIAKQGDAAVMYGGLESYHAMCRFYSGQHELLAKYNWYWRLEPEIKYFCDITYDPFWAMIDANKTYGFTIAVKELRETVPNIFRYASAYKRLKGLKSKGLWEMFVDPVEKKEEPPTDQSPLPEEVLRSDPNRNNLPDVDPEAMEGETYNMCHFWSNFEIASLDWFRSKEYEEFFEMMDRSGGFWMERWGDAPIHSLAAGALLSPRDIHYFRDFGYRHTTIQHCPANAPARQLPRPAYLEKTTLDEKKRSEEDKYWDDWDAEKENGVGCRCRCDTDIVDVEGKEGSCLAEWVDVAGGWASP
- a CDS encoding dihydroxy-acid dehydratase translates to MGADQEGHVPGDVKETGYKDSHDYIQFKEHAIDGQLNRWSHTITREHDFPGAQAMLYGAGVPNKEMMKKAPHVGIATVWWEGNPCKYVNLLSSWTILDFGKIVKKAVEKQGMLGWQFNTVGVSDAITMGGEGMRFSLQTREIIADSIESVTCAQHHDANISIPGCDKNMPGTIMAAARHNRPFIMIYGGTIMKGHSDLLEKPINISTCYEARGAFTYDRLHAKSNPGAEGRTPSDVLDDIEQHACPGAGACGGMYTANTMATAIEAMGLSLPGSSSYPALSPEKARECERAAEAIKIVMEKGLRPRDLMTRAAFENALVLTMILGGSTNGVLHFLAMANTADVPLTIDDVDRTSNRIPFLADLAPSGKYYMEDLYRVGGTPSVLKMLVAAGLIDGSVMTVTGRTLAENVADWPSLDPNQKIIRPLSNPIKETGHIRILRGNLAPEGAVAKITGKEGLSFTGTARVFDKEHELDVALSAGSIRREDGNLVLIVRYEGPKGGPGMPEQLRASAAIMGAGLDNVALVTDGRYSGASHGFIVGHVCPEAAVGGPLALVRDGDTVTINAETNRIDAVDVDEAEFERRRRDWKAPLPHVRRGVLGKYARLVGDASHGAVTDQSDPSW